The following coding sequences lie in one Cloeon dipterum chromosome 1, ieCloDipt1.1, whole genome shotgun sequence genomic window:
- the LOC135934311 gene encoding transient receptor potential protein-like isoform X1 translates to MTGPSESQENLVEKGSEHRQSVWSLQVPQDIILSQTEKQFLLVVERGDCASVRKMIEENVDNSDFDINCIDPLNRSALVSAIENENIDLIHILLEKGIKVKDALLHAIKEEYVEAVEVLLQWEEQNHKPGDLYSWESVDRAQSTFTNDITPLMLAAHYNNYEIIKILLDRGATLPTPHDVRCGCDDCVISSEQDSLRHSQARINAYKALTSPSLIALSSRDPLLTAFELSNELARLRKMENEFREEYNEMRENVQAFAASLLDHSRTSRELDIILNHNPDGEAWEPGERRSLERLKLAIKYSQKSFVAHPNVQQLLGAIWYDGLPGFRRKSMLGQLIQVAQLGAMFPVYSGIYMMAPNSVKGQFLTKPFVKFICHSSSYAFFLTLLCAASQRIEFLLMEWFGNDWMQSILAEWKRKERGSLPGLVETGCMLYVMGNVFAEMRSLWCDGLLDYITDLWNFVDLFSNTFYITWIGLRFTAVYVTWREYWNGWDPWYPREDWHPFDPMLLSEGMFSAAMIFRQKLPLTDKIIKLNKISRVFSFLKLVHIFSVNPHLGPLQISLGRMVIDIIKFFFIYMLVLFAFGCGMNQLLWYYSDLDRQRCYAKDPEVSDWENEDKACSTWRRFANMFETSQTLFWAGFGLVDLITFELTGMKSFTRFWSLLMFGSYSVINIIVLLNMLIAMMSNSFQIISERSDVEWKFARSRLWMSYFEDGDILPPPFNIVPSMGLLKDIFGIGAAIKSRSIKVSNIDKYFSTCFNVTDNSAQRKSKEKAQERHDTVVQLLVKRYVVAEQQKRDEFGITEDDVMEIRQDISTLRYELVDILRTNGMNTPQLDPNDSSVAGKKGKQKERRLMKDFQIGFVEGVINEALTAEKAPKDVFSKIAKAIGGKRETTKRTSSSKKDNDWNSKVRQSVMRRNPIGSSAELQDRFNSKHSLRRYILEHGQESYNQMDAGKLAELNPVLETVTPATRVAYAKFKMRKIKFEERATLPQVGEGDEKVASKVSAPKPSIKKAAGSSIKKEDGASKTKPTDDSSKPAEPVKAEVKVESETKPPAQKSIKEKPAPSAPVKAAPKEKSPVKETPKATAPKPAETTKLETKPEPIPSGKSTVSGKVLDGWL, encoded by the exons ATGACTG GGCCTTCAGAATCTCAAGAAAATTTGGTAGAGAAGGGTAGCGAACACCGGCAGTCAGTATGGTCCCTGCAAGTTCCTCAAGACATAATTTTATCCCAAACCGAGAAGCAATTTCTGCTGGTTGTCGAAAGAGGAGATTGTGCGTCTGTTCGAAA AATGATAGAAGAAAATGTAGACAACAGTGACTTCGACATAAACTGCATTGATCCTCTGAACCGCTCCGCCCTAGTTTCGGCGATCGAAAACGAGAACATAGACTTGATTCACATCCTACTTGAAAAAGGCATCAAAGTGAAG GACGCTCTGCTGCACGCGATTAAAGAAGAGTACGTGGAGGCGGTGGAGGTACTTTTGCAGTGGGAGGAGCAGAATCACAAACCCGGAGATCTTTac AGCTGGGAGTCAGTGGACAGGGCCCAGTCGACTTTCACGAATGACATCACGCCGCTGATGCTGGCGGCGCACTACAACAACTACGAGATCATCAAAATTCTGCTGGACAGGGGGGCGACGCTGCCGACGCCACACGATGTGAG ATGCGGATGCGACGACTGCGTGATTTCGAGCGAGCAGGACTCGCTGAGGCACTCGCAGGCGCGAATTAACGCGTACAAAGCCCTAACGAGTCCCTCGCTGATTGCCTTGTCGTCGAGGGACCCATTGTTGACCGCATTTGAGTTGTCCAATGAGCTGGCCCGTCTCAGAAAGATGGAAAACGAATTCAGAGAGGAATACAAT GAGATGCGGGAAAATGTTCAAGCCTTTGCAGCATCATTACTGGATCACTCACGCACTTCTCGCGAACTGGACATAATCCTAAATCACAATCCCGACGGTGAGGCTTGGGAACCTGGCGAGAGACGTTCGCTGGAGCGGCTCAAATTGGCCATCAAGTACAGCCAGAAGAGC TTCGTGGCCCATCCAAACGTGCAGCAGCTACTGGGCGCAATTTGGTACGACGGCCTGCCCGGCTTTCGTCGCAAGAGCATGTTGGGCCAACTGATCCAAGTGGCACAGCTGGGTGCCATGTTTCCTGTCTACAGCGGCATATACATGATGGCCCCGAACTCGGTAAAGGGGCAATTCCTGACAAAACCATTTGTCAAGTTCATCTGCCACTCATCGTCGTACGCCTTCTTCCTGA CGCTTCTCTGCGCCGCTTCCCAAAGGATCGAGTTCCTGCTGATGGAGTGGTTCGGCAATGATTGGATGCAATCAATCCTTGCTGAGTGGAAGCGAAAAGAGCGCGGCTCCCTGCCCGGCTTAGTCGAGACTGGATGCATGCTCTACGTCATGG GAAATGTTTTCGCAGAGATGCGTTCGTTATGGTGCGACGGACTGCTAGATTACATCACGGATTTGTGGAACTTTGTCGATCTCTTCAGCAATACTTTCTACATTACGTGGATTGGTCTCAGATTTACTGCCGTTTACGTTACTTGG AGGGAATATTGGAACGGCTGGGATCCGTGGTATCCGCGTGAAGATTGGCACCCTTTTGACCCGATGCTTCTCTCCGAGGGAATGTTTTCTGCAGCCATGATATTCAGGCAAAAACTTCCATTGACcgataaaatcataaaattaaataaaatctcacGTGTGTTTAGCTTCCTAAAACTAGTGCACATCTTTAGCGTGAACCCCCATTTAGGGCCGCTGCAAATCTCGCTGGGCAGAATGGTTATCGACATCATAAAGTTTTTCTTTATCTACATGCTGGTGCTGTTCGCGTTTGGATGCG GCATGAATCAGCTGCTGTGGTACTACTCTGACCTGGATAGGCAACGTTGTTATGCAAAGGACCCGGAAGTGTCCGACTGGGAAAATGAAGACAAAGCGTGCAGCACGTGGAGAAGATTTGCAAA CATGTTTGAAACGTCGCAAACGCTCTTCTGGGCTGGCTTTGGTTTGGTTGATCTGATAACCTTTGAGCTGACAGGAATGAAAAGTTTCACACGCTTCTGGTCCCTTTTGATGTTTGGTTCCTACTCAGTGATAAACATTATTGTCCTTCTCAACATGCTCATCGCTATGATGTCCAATTCCTTCCAAATTATATCA GAACGATCTGATGTGGAGTGGAAATTTGCCAGGAGCAGACTTTGGATGAGCTACTTTGAGGACGGCGACATTCTACCTCCGCCCTTCAACATCGTGCCCAGCATGGGCCTCCTAAAAGACATTTTTGGCATTGGAGCAGCAATTAAATCCCGATCCATTAAGGTAAGTAAcatagataaatatttttcaacgtgCTTTAACGTGACCGACAACTCCGCTCAGCGCAAATCGAAGGAAAAGGCGCAAGAAAGGCACGACACTGTGGTACAATTGCTGGTGAAACGCTACGTCGTGGCGGAGCAGCAGAAGCGAGATGAATTCGGTATCACGGAGGACGACGTGATGGAAATCCGGCAGGATATTTCTACCCTGCGATATGAGCTGGTCGATATTTTACGCACCAACGGCATGAATACGCCGCAATTGGATCCCAACGACAGCTCGG TGGCCGGCAAGAAGGGCAAGCAAAAAGAGCGGCGGCTGATGAAAGACTTCCAGATAGGTTTTGTGGAGGGAGTGATTAATGAGGCGCTCACGGCTGAAAAGGCTCCAAAGGACGTGTTTAGCAAAATCGCTAAAGCGATAGGTGGCAAGCGGGAAACAACAAAGAGAACCTCGTCCAGCAAGAAAGACAATGACTGGAACTCCAAAGTGCGCCAGAGCGTGATGAGGAGGAACCCAATCGGAAGCTCGGCCGAGTTGCAAGATCGGTTCAACTCAAAACACAGTTTGAGACGCTATATTTTGGAGCATGGTCAAGAATCTTATAACCAAATGGATGCCGGAAAATTGGCTGAGTTGAACCCAGTACTGGAAACAGTGACTCCCGCAACCAGGGTTGCCTATGCCAAGTTCAAAATGCGCAAGATTAAATTCGAAGag aGAGCAACGTTGCCTCAAGTAGGAGAGGGGGATGAGAAAGTTGCAAGCAAGGTGAGTGCTCCAAAgccttcaattaaaaaagctgcagGATCGTCTATTAag AAGGAGGACGGTGCATCAAAAACAAAACCCACGGATGACAGCAGCAAACCGGCTGAACCAGTAAAAGCAGAAGTTAAAGTAGAGAGTGAAACCAAGCCTCCAGcccaaaaatcaatcaaagaaAAGCCAGCGCCAAGTGCACCTGTGAAGGCTGCGCCTAAAGAAAAATCACCAGTGAAAGAAACGCCAAAAGCGACTGCTCCAAAGCCAGCTGAGACGACAAAGCTTGAAACAAAACCGGAACCCATTCCATCAGGTAAATCTACTGTTTCGGGGAAAGTACTGGATGGATGGTTATGA
- the LOC135934311 gene encoding transient receptor potential protein-like isoform X2: MTGPSESQENLVEKGSEHRQSVWSLQVPQDIILSQTEKQFLLVVERGDCASVRKMIEENVDNSDFDINCIDPLNRSALVSAIENENIDLIHILLEKGIKVKDALLHAIKEEYVEAVEVLLQWEEQNHKPGDLYSWESVDRAQSTFTNDITPLMLAAHYNNYEIIKILLDRGATLPTPHDVRCGCDDCVISSEQDSLRHSQARINAYKALTSPSLIALSSRDPLLTAFELSNELARLRKMENEFREEYNEMRENVQAFAASLLDHSRTSRELDIILNHNPDGEAWEPGERRSLERLKLAIKYSQKSFVAHPNVQQLLGAIWYDGLPGFRRKSMLGQLIQVAQLGAMFPVYSGIYMMAPNSVKGQFLTKPFVKFICHSSSYAFFLTLLCAASQRIEFLLMEWFGNDWMQSILAEWKRKERGSLPGLVETGCMLYVMGNVFAEMRSLWCDGLLDYITDLWNFVDLFSNTFYITWIGLRFTAVYVTWREYWNGWDPWYPREDWHPFDPMLLSEGMFSAAMIFRQKLPLTDKIIKLNKISRVFSFLKLVHIFSVNPHLGPLQISLGRMVIDIIKFFFIYMLVLFAFGCGMNQLLWYYSDLDRQRCYAKDPEVSDWENEDKACSTWRRFANMFETSQTLFWAGFGLVDLITFELTGMKSFTRFWSLLMFGSYSVINIIVLLNMLIAMMSNSFQIISERSDVEWKFARSRLWMSYFEDGDILPPPFNIVPSMGLLKDIFGIGAAIKSRSIKRKSKEKAQERHDTVVQLLVKRYVVAEQQKRDEFGITEDDVMEIRQDISTLRYELVDILRTNGMNTPQLDPNDSSVAGKKGKQKERRLMKDFQIGFVEGVINEALTAEKAPKDVFSKIAKAIGGKRETTKRTSSSKKDNDWNSKVRQSVMRRNPIGSSAELQDRFNSKHSLRRYILEHGQESYNQMDAGKLAELNPVLETVTPATRVAYAKFKMRKIKFEERATLPQVGEGDEKVASKVSAPKPSIKKAAGSSIKKEDGASKTKPTDDSSKPAEPVKAEVKVESETKPPAQKSIKEKPAPSAPVKAAPKEKSPVKETPKATAPKPAETTKLETKPEPIPSGKSTVSGKVLDGWL; this comes from the exons ATGACTG GGCCTTCAGAATCTCAAGAAAATTTGGTAGAGAAGGGTAGCGAACACCGGCAGTCAGTATGGTCCCTGCAAGTTCCTCAAGACATAATTTTATCCCAAACCGAGAAGCAATTTCTGCTGGTTGTCGAAAGAGGAGATTGTGCGTCTGTTCGAAA AATGATAGAAGAAAATGTAGACAACAGTGACTTCGACATAAACTGCATTGATCCTCTGAACCGCTCCGCCCTAGTTTCGGCGATCGAAAACGAGAACATAGACTTGATTCACATCCTACTTGAAAAAGGCATCAAAGTGAAG GACGCTCTGCTGCACGCGATTAAAGAAGAGTACGTGGAGGCGGTGGAGGTACTTTTGCAGTGGGAGGAGCAGAATCACAAACCCGGAGATCTTTac AGCTGGGAGTCAGTGGACAGGGCCCAGTCGACTTTCACGAATGACATCACGCCGCTGATGCTGGCGGCGCACTACAACAACTACGAGATCATCAAAATTCTGCTGGACAGGGGGGCGACGCTGCCGACGCCACACGATGTGAG ATGCGGATGCGACGACTGCGTGATTTCGAGCGAGCAGGACTCGCTGAGGCACTCGCAGGCGCGAATTAACGCGTACAAAGCCCTAACGAGTCCCTCGCTGATTGCCTTGTCGTCGAGGGACCCATTGTTGACCGCATTTGAGTTGTCCAATGAGCTGGCCCGTCTCAGAAAGATGGAAAACGAATTCAGAGAGGAATACAAT GAGATGCGGGAAAATGTTCAAGCCTTTGCAGCATCATTACTGGATCACTCACGCACTTCTCGCGAACTGGACATAATCCTAAATCACAATCCCGACGGTGAGGCTTGGGAACCTGGCGAGAGACGTTCGCTGGAGCGGCTCAAATTGGCCATCAAGTACAGCCAGAAGAGC TTCGTGGCCCATCCAAACGTGCAGCAGCTACTGGGCGCAATTTGGTACGACGGCCTGCCCGGCTTTCGTCGCAAGAGCATGTTGGGCCAACTGATCCAAGTGGCACAGCTGGGTGCCATGTTTCCTGTCTACAGCGGCATATACATGATGGCCCCGAACTCGGTAAAGGGGCAATTCCTGACAAAACCATTTGTCAAGTTCATCTGCCACTCATCGTCGTACGCCTTCTTCCTGA CGCTTCTCTGCGCCGCTTCCCAAAGGATCGAGTTCCTGCTGATGGAGTGGTTCGGCAATGATTGGATGCAATCAATCCTTGCTGAGTGGAAGCGAAAAGAGCGCGGCTCCCTGCCCGGCTTAGTCGAGACTGGATGCATGCTCTACGTCATGG GAAATGTTTTCGCAGAGATGCGTTCGTTATGGTGCGACGGACTGCTAGATTACATCACGGATTTGTGGAACTTTGTCGATCTCTTCAGCAATACTTTCTACATTACGTGGATTGGTCTCAGATTTACTGCCGTTTACGTTACTTGG AGGGAATATTGGAACGGCTGGGATCCGTGGTATCCGCGTGAAGATTGGCACCCTTTTGACCCGATGCTTCTCTCCGAGGGAATGTTTTCTGCAGCCATGATATTCAGGCAAAAACTTCCATTGACcgataaaatcataaaattaaataaaatctcacGTGTGTTTAGCTTCCTAAAACTAGTGCACATCTTTAGCGTGAACCCCCATTTAGGGCCGCTGCAAATCTCGCTGGGCAGAATGGTTATCGACATCATAAAGTTTTTCTTTATCTACATGCTGGTGCTGTTCGCGTTTGGATGCG GCATGAATCAGCTGCTGTGGTACTACTCTGACCTGGATAGGCAACGTTGTTATGCAAAGGACCCGGAAGTGTCCGACTGGGAAAATGAAGACAAAGCGTGCAGCACGTGGAGAAGATTTGCAAA CATGTTTGAAACGTCGCAAACGCTCTTCTGGGCTGGCTTTGGTTTGGTTGATCTGATAACCTTTGAGCTGACAGGAATGAAAAGTTTCACACGCTTCTGGTCCCTTTTGATGTTTGGTTCCTACTCAGTGATAAACATTATTGTCCTTCTCAACATGCTCATCGCTATGATGTCCAATTCCTTCCAAATTATATCA GAACGATCTGATGTGGAGTGGAAATTTGCCAGGAGCAGACTTTGGATGAGCTACTTTGAGGACGGCGACATTCTACCTCCGCCCTTCAACATCGTGCCCAGCATGGGCCTCCTAAAAGACATTTTTGGCATTGGAGCAGCAATTAAATCCCGATCCATTAAG CGCAAATCGAAGGAAAAGGCGCAAGAAAGGCACGACACTGTGGTACAATTGCTGGTGAAACGCTACGTCGTGGCGGAGCAGCAGAAGCGAGATGAATTCGGTATCACGGAGGACGACGTGATGGAAATCCGGCAGGATATTTCTACCCTGCGATATGAGCTGGTCGATATTTTACGCACCAACGGCATGAATACGCCGCAATTGGATCCCAACGACAGCTCGG TGGCCGGCAAGAAGGGCAAGCAAAAAGAGCGGCGGCTGATGAAAGACTTCCAGATAGGTTTTGTGGAGGGAGTGATTAATGAGGCGCTCACGGCTGAAAAGGCTCCAAAGGACGTGTTTAGCAAAATCGCTAAAGCGATAGGTGGCAAGCGGGAAACAACAAAGAGAACCTCGTCCAGCAAGAAAGACAATGACTGGAACTCCAAAGTGCGCCAGAGCGTGATGAGGAGGAACCCAATCGGAAGCTCGGCCGAGTTGCAAGATCGGTTCAACTCAAAACACAGTTTGAGACGCTATATTTTGGAGCATGGTCAAGAATCTTATAACCAAATGGATGCCGGAAAATTGGCTGAGTTGAACCCAGTACTGGAAACAGTGACTCCCGCAACCAGGGTTGCCTATGCCAAGTTCAAAATGCGCAAGATTAAATTCGAAGag aGAGCAACGTTGCCTCAAGTAGGAGAGGGGGATGAGAAAGTTGCAAGCAAGGTGAGTGCTCCAAAgccttcaattaaaaaagctgcagGATCGTCTATTAag AAGGAGGACGGTGCATCAAAAACAAAACCCACGGATGACAGCAGCAAACCGGCTGAACCAGTAAAAGCAGAAGTTAAAGTAGAGAGTGAAACCAAGCCTCCAGcccaaaaatcaatcaaagaaAAGCCAGCGCCAAGTGCACCTGTGAAGGCTGCGCCTAAAGAAAAATCACCAGTGAAAGAAACGCCAAAAGCGACTGCTCCAAAGCCAGCTGAGACGACAAAGCTTGAAACAAAACCGGAACCCATTCCATCAGGTAAATCTACTGTTTCGGGGAAAGTACTGGATGGATGGTTATGA
- the LOC135934315 gene encoding transmembrane protein 39A has translation MAGGRKHLANRSHPIRPPSLPCDEKSRLAALDGIGQSQRHIPMPDIAVDGELFHEFLMFSFSIISCGLQFLHLYRSVWWLPMSNNNYAMNFYLVDIYLVAFIGAMLSRQFVYCLFKKIVIQTLLPTSIQSFADKILRWTLLGVLSVVLLVCAIYILDGSQIVNILYLGYPASVYLILFGFRIGPFLCSTDHGPDQLKGEALHSCPSSAPAVRAEADALKADFNARMRHILFNSVLSAYYAAFIPCCFAQSFLAYDLVWATQHLLFVWLGTFTMAAAQTFPVQYVDVLHRSALHLGKWSKLEGCRSHLPTHTWHEGTVWPSGSLVKYLREIYRAEGVQTVCAEPANLAHVRFYAVFHNPGILYGTLLLLQGLLVFIQLGLLAHMGSEWWRALSLTTMLFVNYYTLFKATRDTVVSWRLSTSEKLLHSKLAAG, from the exons atggcAGGAGGTAGGAAACATTTGGCAAATCGAAGTCACCCTATTCGACCCCCTAGTCTTCCATGTGATGAAAAATCTAG aCTTGCGGCTTTAGACGGCATTGGCCAATCTCAGAGACACATCCCCATGCCTGATATTGCAGTGGACGGAGAACTCTTCCATGAATTTTTGatgttttccttttccatCATATCTTGTGGACTTCAATTTCTACATCTATATCGCTCAGTGTGGTGGCTTCCGATGTCCAACAACAATTATGCCATG AATTTTTACTTGGTGGACATCTACTTGGTTGCATTTATTGGAGCTATGCTCAGTCGTCAATTTGTGTACTGCCTGTTCAAGAAAATAGTCATCCAAACCTTGCTTCCCACATCAATTCAGTCCTTtgcagacaaaattttaag ATGGACTCTCTTGGGTGTTTTGTCCGTTGTTTTGCTAGTCTGTGCTATCTACATACTTGATGGCAGTCAAATAGTCAATATCTTATATTTGGGATATCC TGCTTCGGTATATTTGATTCTCTTTGGATTCCGCATTGGACCATTCCTTTGCAGCACTGATCATGGACCAGATCAGCTGAAAG gCGAAGCATTGCACTCATGCCCATCTTCAGCTCCGGCCGTTCGAGCTGAGGCAGACGCTTTAAAAGCTGACTTCAATGCCCGAATGAGACATATTCTGTTTAATTCGGTGCTAAGCGCATATTATGCTGCGTTCATTCCGTGTTGCTTTGCTCAG agCTTTCTAGCCTATGACCTTGTGTGGGCAACGCAACACCTGCTCTTTGTGTGGCTTGGCACCTTTACAATGGCTGCAGCACAAACTTTCCCAGTCCA aTATGTTGATGTCCTACATCGTTCTGCGCTTCACCTGGGAAAGTGGTCCAAGCTGGAGGGATGCAGATCTCACCTGCCAACTCATAC gtGGCATGAGGGCACGGTTTGGCCAAGTGGGTCGCTAGTCAAGTACTTGAGAGAAATCTACAGAGCTGAGGGAGTTCAGACGGTGTGCGCCGAACCTGCCAACCTTGCGCACGTCAGATTTTAT gCTGTTTTCCACAACCCCGGTATCCTGTATGGCACCCTGCTGCTCCTACAGGGATTGCTGGTGTTCATTCAGCTTGGACTTTTGGCCCACATGGGCTCTGAGTGGTGGCGCGCCCTCTCCTTGACCACAATGCTCTTTGTCAATTACTACACCTTGTTCAAAGCGACTCGCGACACAGTTGTTAGCTGGCGACTTTCCACAAGTGAAAAACTGCTCCACTCGAAACTTGCGGCCGGGTGA